The genomic region TCGATACACTTCAAAAATAATTGCTGCTCAGAtttaaggtttttaaaaataatgttttaaaatcgAAAATTTAAAGCTAAAATCCTGAGTCACGCAGGACTTACAAACGGAGGCATAGATCTTAAAAACACCCTTGCTCAGGGTCCTaattcaggaaaacatttttatgaacAGAAAGCACATAAGCATGTGTTTGTCTCCCACTGAAGCCAAGTGGAAAAGAAGCACACGGGTAAGTGCTCTCTGAAATCTGGGCCACAGTCAGAAATCAGAGTCTTTGTAGAATTTATTTCCTCATTCGTTTCAGTGCTGTTTAATCACAAGTCATTCATCTTTTAAGACAGCGGGAAAAACACAGACAACGGAAGCTAAATCGAGTTTGTTACAACTGTTCAATATTTACAGCATTCATAGCataaaacagaagtatttttggTAACTTAAgacaaatacctttttttctttgttattaaaTGTACCGCAGCAGTCCTGTTAAACAAACCCACTGTCTCGGATATTAAAGAAATTGTTGTTTACATTTACTGAGTCATTTAAGTTAAAAATCTGTTCCTGTTCCAAACCCCACTCCCCTTCATCTTCGTCCTCCGGTTCTGCCTCAGACCCATTCCGACTGTTTTCATACAAAAAGATCTGCTCATCCACATGAGCTGGGGCTAACCGGTTTCTCTTTGCACTTACAACATTAGCAGAAGAACCAAAAAGGCGCTCAGGGAAGACCCTCGTGGCCAAAATACACCAGTATTTTTGAAGAACCTTTGGTAAAACTGGAAACAGAGCTAGTCTGTCAGACCACCACTTCAGCGGGTCTTCGTTCAAACCAAGGACCTTTTGTGACTTAAAGTTGCTCAACTCCTCAACAATCTGAGCATGCCATTCCTCCTGGTCTTCCACTCCTCCTGTCTGGCAGAAGATCTCTGCGAGCATGTTGTTGATGACACTTGTAGGAGGAGGAGTAGAAGagataaggatttttttcacaggGGGCTCTTCTgaaacagtgaagaatttctcttCAGTCCTAaaggtattttcttttactttctccAGCAGGCTTTTTGCCTCTTCTACCACCCTGTTTTCAACCTGCTGCCGCTCAAAGGCTGAAAGGAAAGGGAGTTTTTTGTAGCGGGGATCCAAGAAAGTTGCAACGTTGAGAAACATGTCTATCTCAGGTGTGTGCTGGTAGGTGGTTGACAACTCTTTAGCAATCACCTCCTTTGCCATGCTGATTTCTTTCAAATCGTTCTCTTTGATGTTCAAGGTAGTATTCAGAAGCATATGGAGAAGCGGCTTCACCATGCTGATCGTAGGGTACTTTGAGGCAGACATCATCTCCGCAACTTGCTTgaaaggctgcagcagctccaccaGCCCTTCGATTGTATTCCACTCACTGGCTTCCAGCATGAGGTGGTGGTTGTTGCTGTCCTCCACAAGAACAGCTGCAATGACAAACTGCTGCTCCTTGAGGCGCTGCAGCATGGCGAGCGTGCTTCCCCACCAGGAAACGCGGTCGCTTATCAGCATGCAGTGGAGAATATTCTGTTGCTTCTGCTTCTCACTCAGCATGTACATGGCGACCGTAGACTGCTGAAAATACTCCACCAGTTTTCGGCACCTGGCAAGAAGGCTGCAGAGTTTGGGGAGCTGAAAAGCTTGTTGTATTCCTGCGTTAAAAGTGTGCCCCAAACAAGGCATCTGTACGGGAATATCTAGAAGAGAGCAAGCTTTCACAATGTCTTTACTGTAATCTGTTGTAGCACCAAAGACTTTTGAATTGATCCCCCACTCAATGAATGTTTCATAAAGGACTCGTGTAATAGTCTCTGCAATGTTATCCTCCGGTacttcaaatgtttttaaacaccGCGAGTTCACCACCAGGCAGTTGGcatggctgctgctgagaaagTGAACTGCAACAGTTACGTACGACCTGTTCTGGTTTTCGCTCCTCCAGATGTCCGTGGATATGCCACACCACAGAACCTCTGTGAGCTCTTTCAGCACAATTTCCCTAATGGCATTGTACTTTTCTGGAATAGCTTTTGTACAGAAGTACTTCCGGCTGGGAAGTTCATACCTGGGGTCCGCTGTTCTCAAGAGGGCCTTGAAGGTGGGTTCATCAACGATAGAGGCTGGGTACATACCCTCACAAATTAAGCTGATGACTGCAGATGTCAGTTCctgatgctttttgttttcGTAGTTCTGGTAGGTCTTCATGATGAGGCTATCCTGAACAACCTGCTGCGACGACTCAGGCTTGATTTTTGAAAACGCAGTGGCAAAGGCTTCCCTCATTTGCTCAGTGTTACTTTTCACAAACTCGCAGAATTCGTCAGGGTGATTTTTCTCGAGGTGGTAGGAAAGGTTGGAGGTGTTTCCTGAGTAAGCAATCTGTGCCATGCAAATACGGCAGTAGATCTTCTTCCACTGTAATATGCATCCTTCCGCATTGGTATCAAACCCAAAGTACTTCCACACTTTACTCTTTGCTCTCGGGTGAGCCACTAACTTTAGGTCTGATGGGGAACCTTCTAAACCTTTATTCTCCATTGCTTCTTGGCCACCGTCCCACCTTTTGATCCTTCACTCATTAATGAGTACCTGATAAAGGCAGTAAGATAAAGATACAATGAGAAAGCACAAGTTTGACCACACTTAATTATGTGAAATCAGTGTTGCTGCAAACGTATCAAGAAACCTACCTTACTAATTACATTTGCAAATTCAAAGATGAGATTTGCAGGAAGTGTGACCTACAGGAAGCCCACTGAAATGTCAAAAACTTAAATAGGGTTCTAATAACTCACATTCTGCTACAAGCTAGAAGACCTGAGTTTTGTTTCCAGAACTATAATTAGTAGTTCTGGGTAGAGAAAGAGTAACAACCACCACAGAGTTGATAGGTGACTGTCACACAAACTGGTCGTCTGCTATagcattttcctgtcttttaagTTGTATTAAGGTTTGGACAAAAGGGTTTATCCCTTAGAGTTAGGGATAGAGTAGGGTACCTTCTTGCTTAAGAGATACTGAACTTCACAGTTAACATTTATTCAAATTGAAACCTGATACTGAAGGAGCAaaggttttattgtttgtttattttgaacGAAGTTTTGTTAGCTTGATCTAATGGTTCCAGCATttggtttaagaaaaaaaaaaaaaaaaaaaaaaggccaaaaaaaaaaatctgtgacgCAAATTACAGCATAATGCTGCTCCTCTGAAATGTAAAGATGTTTTCTGACTGAAATAAAAGGAGTTTGAGCTTGCATGCAGATTAACGATGCACGTGACACCTTTCCTGCCCTCTCTTTCTGAAATCAAAGTCATCTCCTGAACTACTAGTTCTCAATTGTGGTTCCTGGAATAACAGTGCATTATAATTACAGGAAAAACAGACAGGGAAGTACTAATAAATGTTATTATCCACATCAGATAGAAAATAactttgctgtattttcttcaaaagGCTACAGAAGTCAAGAGAGGGTGACACTCTAGAGATGAGCATGGCAACAAGGCAAGACTTGGCAATCTGTACCTCGATATCTGCACAGGAAAATGCTTCTTGTGCAAAGAGTCACATGCAAGGACAACTCGAGGCCTACAGCATCTCTGTGCACAGTGCTGGAGCTGATATTGCTACAGCAGAGAGCCAAGCCACAGCATAGCATGACTGCATGCTgatgctttttcatttccttcacaCCACCAGCCGAGCCACCTTGAGAGCAAATACCCCTTTGCCAGGGGCCTGGCCACgactgggaaggagaaggaagccACCAGTTAAACGTGGATGTGACCTCTGCCACAAAAATCCAGGAGAAGAGAGCAGGAGAGATACATCAGGAGCATTTCTGCAGCCAGCCTGAAAGCAATGGCATCCCTCTTCCTCCATCCAACAGCTGCACCTGTGCTCAAGCCCAGACACTGCCAGGTGCTAAGAGTGGCTGACTGGGGGAGGAAGAAACAACGGGACCTTTTCATACTGCTGAAAGGAATATCCCCCGCAAAAAAGTATGCCTGCAATCTTCTCCGGTGTATTTCCTGCTGTTGATGAAAATCcctaagaaaatacattttccctcCGAACTAGAGCTGGTCTTTTTAAGCACTTTCTGTACATCTTGAATAAAAACACAAAGACAGTTTTACCAAGACTAAACGTATCTAAACACAGCTGTTGGTTTAGAACCAGAATGAAGGATGCGGGGCAAGCATTTTATTGGATTTGTTTTCAGTACTTATATCTGAAGATTATTTCTGGGTGTagacctttttttcctgaggggGCAATGTCCTGGCTGCTAGCCTGCCCTCTACAGTGATTCATTCAGTGTCTTTTAAGTTGCCAGGATAAACTATAGATTCAACATGGTAATGCTGCATAATTCCAAAGATGTGCATATCAACAGCATGAAGGTATGCAATCCCACAAAACTGATGATTTTGAAAGATAAAGCAGGGTAATGTATAATGATGTAATCCTCCCATAGCATCAGACTGTGTATTGACAAAATATGTTGTATCAGTATGCATTAGTATTGCTTTCAGATCCCTCCACTGCAATCCATGGCATGGTCTCTCAAGGAGGTATAGAGGCTTCCAGTACTTCATTAAATCTTAAGAGGCTCCCTTGCAGTTACATGGCAGTTCCTGAAAGCAAGGAGGAGGGCACCGTAATAGAAGAGTTGGTGCATCTTTAATATTTAAAGTTAGTATGACACACTTTGGATCATAAAAAGTTCAGCACAGACTGATAAAATGCAAGTTATTTTAGATCAAGGGAGTGCTACAGATTAACCCCACCCTTCATCCTTATGTATGTTACAGCTTTGCCATCATTTTGAGATGGATCTGACACTAATTCAGCTGTCATAATAACTCAAATATAAACTCCTGATCATCCCTGCCTCTCCTCAAGTGTTATACAGCATAACTGGCaccattgggaaaaaaaaaaaaaaaaaaaaaaaaaaaagaaagaaaaaaggcaaaaaagccaTCACCAAAACCCATAcctctcatttttcttcaggaagagATTAGTTTTCCTGTTTCAGTGACACACTCTAAGTATTCATAGCCTAGGCTTGgcaaaaaaacagagcagcttCCACTCTGAGCCAAACTGAAGACATCAGCACCTCACAGAATGAAATCCACTGGGCACCTCCTGGCCCCTTTGGGAAGTGCTACAGCTTGTTAAAAGGCAGCTGATGGAAATGCTCTCTTTCAGCTTGCCTATCTTTCcatgataaaaaaatactgccGCTCTGGTTTCCTGAAAACTCTTCTGCGTGCAGAAGCCTTCAGGCTACAAACCTggccttccccttctcccttaAATTCCCATCCACACTGAAACAGACTGAACCTTGAGAAGCTGTTGTTATCCTCACCTCTTCCATGCAGCTGACCAACACCACCAGCCAGTACGCATGCTCTGGCTTTTAAGAGCCTGCAGACAGGATCCTCTGCTGGCCTCCAGCACACTCcgggaggaggaagagatgtTTCCTAGCCCTAGCACCTtgtccctgctctcctcagGGCAGACTGTGCTGCCTCCTCACACCACTCAAGCCCCTCTCACTCTCCTAACACAAACCCATGACTCCCCTTCTCCAGAGCAGGGATTAGAACAAAATACCAAAGTGCCAGTAACAACATGC from Heliangelus exortis chromosome 1, bHelExo1.hap1, whole genome shotgun sequence harbors:
- the ZBED1 gene encoding E3 SUMO-protein ligase ZBED1 gives rise to the protein MENKGLEGSPSDLKLVAHPRAKSKVWKYFGFDTNAEGCILQWKKIYCRICMAQIAYSGNTSNLSYHLEKNHPDEFCEFVKSNTEQMREAFATAFSKIKPESSQQVVQDSLIMKTYQNYENKKHQELTSAVISLICEGMYPASIVDEPTFKALLRTADPRYELPSRKYFCTKAIPEKYNAIREIVLKELTEVLWCGISTDIWRSENQNRSYVTVAVHFLSSSHANCLVVNSRCLKTFEVPEDNIAETITRVLYETFIEWGINSKVFGATTDYSKDIVKACSLLDIPVQMPCLGHTFNAGIQQAFQLPKLCSLLARCRKLVEYFQQSTVAMYMLSEKQKQQNILHCMLISDRVSWWGSTLAMLQRLKEQQFVIAAVLVEDSNNHHLMLEASEWNTIEGLVELLQPFKQVAEMMSASKYPTISMVKPLLHMLLNTTLNIKENDLKEISMAKEVIAKELSTTYQHTPEIDMFLNVATFLDPRYKKLPFLSAFERQQVENRVVEEAKSLLEKVKENTFRTEEKFFTVSEEPPVKKILISSTPPPTSVINNMLAEIFCQTGGVEDQEEWHAQIVEELSNFKSQKVLGLNEDPLKWWSDRLALFPVLPKVLQKYWCILATRVFPERLFGSSANVVSAKRNRLAPAHVDEQIFLYENSRNGSEAEPEDEDEGEWGLEQEQIFNLNDSVNVNNNFFNIRDSGFV